The following nucleotide sequence is from Salvia miltiorrhiza cultivar Shanhuang (shh) chromosome 7, IMPLAD_Smil_shh, whole genome shotgun sequence.
ATAACATTTTAATGCACGCAAAATAATATCGGACATGAAGTCATTTTTTTAATGAGACGATGGACATGAATTAATTCTTGTTTTTGTGTTGTAAATGTGTTTGTGAATTCTATGATATATTTTGGTAAGGTAATATCTATTCTAATTGTTAagattcttttatttatggtatGACAATAATTTCTATAAAATagataattcttttaattagaGTGAAATTAGATTGACTCTCCTACCCACGTGATATTGCCATATCAGTTATGAGCAGTGAAATGGTTTTAATCCTTAAGGTTTGCGAGTTTTCTTTCAATAGAGTTCCTCATatattttgttgtatatttatataaaaatgatgTATTTTGGAGTaagtattgattttttttttttttatgttagttAGTAATTAGGAAAATGCATATTACAACGTTTAAGGTATATGGAAGATTGGAAGTTATTTGGAATCGAAGACGTAGCATTATCCTTGTAGGGGTTGGCACGATCTGGAGCCAGGGTGGTTAGCTTGCAACGTCGATGCTGCCTTTCTCCAAAATCCCAACGTTACCTCGGTAGGTATGGTGTTACCAAGTGAGGCTGGAGCTTTTATGATAGCTCGCACTGTCAATTTTCTAGGAAGGATCGATGTGACGCTATGGGAATAAAAGAAGCTCTTTCTTGGATCAAAGAGTTGGGTATTGAACAGGTGCTCTTCtggtcttttttttttatcagtgaAAGAGAAACTTTATTggcaaagaaaagagagaacccaaggtaccagaggtaccaagagTATTACAGAAAAGCGAGTTTATGTTCACAAGAGCACCAAGAGGAGAAGGGAACATTGACATCCACCAATTGGTTTATTTTGTTCCAACTCCATAATCTACCCTTCAAATCCAAAACGAGCTTCTTAGCATCCCATACCCTACCCTCAAACCTGCTCTCGTTTCTATATTTCCAAATCAGCCACACAATCCCAACCCAAAGAGTAAGAAGTAGTTTTCTCCCTTTCTTCCTTCTAGCGCCAAAGACAAAGGATTTAAAGTGTTGAGTAATACCTTTAGGCTTTGCTGTTTTAATGTCCAGCCATTGAAAAATTCCATCCCAGACCATCTCAACTTTGGGGCAATTCAAAAAGATATGTTCCGCCGTTTCTTCTTGCATCACACATGAGTTACACCATCTCTCTTCGGGACCAATTGCAACATTTCTCCTAAGCAAATTATCACATGTAGGCAATCTGTTAAGCAAGACTCTCCATGCTGTCACAGCTGCCTTATGGGGAGTCTTAGCCTTCCAAACTTGAGCTGCGTCGCTACCCGTTTCCGTCAGCTGTCCGTTTTTAGAAGCCGCAATGGTATCATAACCCGTCTTTGTTGAAAAAGCTGCGTCTTTGCCGGGTTTCCACTGCCAGTCGTCTTCCTTCCCTGCACAAGGAGTAATATGAGAGAAAAAAGTCCTCAACTCCTCCCACATCCCTCTTTCCCTATCTCTCAGCTCCCTTCTCCATCCGATCTCCCAAATCCAGTTCCCGTTCTCCCAAAATCCCATCTCTCCCACACATCCTCTTTTGTTACCACATAGATTGAATAATCTAGGGAAGACGAATTTCAAAGGTTTACACCCAACCCACACCTCGTCCCAGAAGCTAATCCTCATCCCATCACCCACCCGCCGAGAAATGTTACTAGAGAACCATTTCTCGTCCTTCTCCCCACTCTTCGCAATTAATCTCGTCCACCATCCCTTTCCCCCACCCCTATTCTCCAACCTGCATTCTCCCTCAATCCCCCAGCTCACCTCACCATAAATGGATTTAACCACCCTAGCCCAAAGAGCTTCACCCCCCGTCAAATATCTCCAAAGCCATTTAAAAACCCTTACCTGATTAAACCATTCCAGATTCCGAAACCCCAACCCCCCCTCTCTCTTTTTGTAGCAGAGGGCACTCCATTTGACCCAAGCAATGCCACTCGACTCTCCATTTCCCCCCCAAAGGAACTTACAGAACAGAGAATTAAGCCTACTAATCACAGTTTTTGGGATAAAGGAGAAAGAAAGTTGAAATACCGGGATGGCTTGCAACACCGATTTGATCAGAGTAATTCGCCCAGCAAGCGACAAGGTTTTTCTCTTCCATCCTCCAATTTTCTTTGCGACTTTGTCAACCAGGAAATTCCAGTCCCCAATGCAGTTCCCTCGGCCACCCACCTTAATACCGAGGTACTTACAAGGGAAGGCGTCCGCCTTGCATCTAAGGATTGTTGCCCATCTGACAATTTTTTCTGCGGTCACCGACACTCCCATGATGCAACTCTTCTTAAAATTAACCGCCAACCCCGACAAGAACTGGAAGAGCAGTAACAGGTTCTTGATGGCCAACACATTCCTCTCATCTTCATCAAGAAAAAAGATAGTGTCATCTGCGTATTGCAGATGAGAGATCGGAATCTTGTCTCTCCCCATCAACACTGGAACCACGATCAGTTTTTCTGTTGCCTTTTCAATGAGTGAGTTAAGACCTTCGGCGACTATTAAAAACAGAAACGGTGACATTGGGTCGCCTTGTCGAAGACCTCTCTCCATTTTAAAATCACCCGAAGACGACCCATTTACCAGTATACTTGCGGACGCTGAAGATAAGCATCCCCTGATCCAACTCCTCCACTTATCATCGAAATTCAGGAGCAACAACAGTCTATCCAAGAAGTCCCATTGAACGGAATCGTAAGCTTTGGTGAAGTCGATTTTGAAGAAAATTCgaccttttttccttttcttggcCTCTGTCACTGCTTCGTTCAAGATGACAACTCCATCAAGAATAGATCGACCTTTCACAAACGCGCTCTGCTTTTCTGAAATAATTGATCCAACAACCTCCTTCAATCTCCCGGCGAGGACTTTTGCAATGATTTTATATAAACTACTAATGAGAGAAATAGGTCTGAATTCCTCCAAAGACTCGGCGCCTTCTTTTTTCGGGATGAGAACGACAAATGTTGAATTACACCCTCTAGGGATAGCCCCGTTCTGATGGAATTCCTTCATCACTTGCAATAAATCCTCTTTGACGGTATGCCATGCTGCTCtccaaaatacaaaattaaaaccATCTGGACCCGGACTCTTATCCCCGCTGCAACTCCAAACCGCCGTCTTAATCTCGTCCAGATCAAAATCCCGAATCAACCATACTCTTTCCTCGTTCGAAAGCCTCGTTTTCATAAGATCAAGAGGAAGGTTTGGTAAATGGCGTTGTCGTCGTTTGAAGAAAGATCCGAAATGATCTCTGATTCTGGCTTTGATTTCAACCGGGTTTGAAATCCACTGATTCTCAAAAACAAGACCAGAAATTTCATTTCTTTTACGTCTCCCAATTATGGCCCGATGAAAGAAGCTAGTGTTGAGATCTCCATCCTGCAACCATTTTATTTTAGCTTTCTGCTTCATCAGACTCTGTTTGTCTTTTAATTGAATGAACAACTTCGCTTGAGCTTCGTTTTTCCTGATAATTTCTGATTCCTGCAGCCCACTGTCCTCCTCTTTTTTATCCATTTCTTGAATCTCAATCTTCAAACTCTGAATCCTGTGATCAATACTTCCAAAGGTCAATTTGTTCCATTCCTTTAACTTCACCTTAAGCATTTTGAGTTTCTCTTTGACAACAAAACTTTTCCAGCCCACAACATCTGCCTTTGACCACACATCATCAACAACATCATGGAAGTCCGGGTGTGACACCCAAACGTTAAGAAACCGGAACGGTGTAGGGCCCCAATCTTCGCATTTGGTACTGAGTTGGATAGGCAGGTGATCTGAAAGGGTTCTTTGGAGACCACATGCAACTGATCCTTCCCACACTCGCAACCATTCCTCATTAACCAAGAACCGGTCCAACTTGCTCTTACATCTACCATTCGGCTTAAACCATGTGTATTTCCGACCTTGAATTCTGATTTCCTCTAACTCATTACTACAAATGAAATCATCAAACCCTCTTGCCTCTGCCTCATTAAAAGTCTCCCCATTGCCTGCTCTTTCCTCCCTTCTTCTCACCACATTGAAGTCTCCCATAACACAAACACACATATCTGCATTTTGAACAACAATAGTTCCGATAGCATCCCACAATCTATGTTTCTCCCCTGCTCGAGCCGGTGCATAGACGTTAATGATACAACACCCAATATTCCCTTGTTTAACAATACCATTAACAACCACTGCCCCAGGAAGATCCCATTTACTGGAAGCCTCAAAAACATCTCTATTCCACACACAAGCAATCCCTCCGGCCCTCCCTTCAGAGTTCCTCACCGCCACTTCGAAGTTATTTACCCCCCACCAAGATTGACAAAAGAAATCAATAAAATTCTCCATCTTTGTTTCCTGGAGGCAACAAAAATCCACTTTCTGATTTCTAACCAAAACACTCACATCCCTTTGTTTCGCAATACTCCCCAAGCCCCTCACATTGTAAGACAAAAAATTCATGGGAAACTAACTGGTAAACTCCTAGCTTTCTCTGTGTCTTGGTACTTACCTTGATGCGCAATCTGGCGTTCAACTTCACTGTCTTCAAGATGACTTGTAAGCCCCAGCGCTTTTCCCAGCGACCAAATTTCTTGACTCGCTGATTTTTCTTTATCCATGACTTCGGGCACTTCATTGTTCCTCTGTactgtcttcaagctttcctcttgTCTGTCCGAGATTCCTTCATTTTCCATATTTGAGATGAAAATCCCCCATTTATTTTTCGCCTCTTCTCTACTTTGCTTTCTGTTTTTCTTTCTATTACCTTTTTGTTTTggagaaatatgaattttgctTTGGAcgtctgatcttctcgactccTTATTTTCCTTTCCTTTCCTCCTACCCCCGGTTTGAATAACAGGAAACTCACTTCCAGGAGAATCAATTGCCTCCAGATCTGTTTCAACCTCCTTCGATGTACTCTTCTGAAATTCTTCCCCTTTACTACTCGGGGCGCTCTCACCAAACTGTGTCTCCTGGTCTGGTGTTACAGTTCGATCAGGCAAAGAGCTTTGTGTTGAATGAGAGGATTCAGCTTCTCTATTCCTTTCTGAATCCAGGTGAGTTCCGTCATTTAAATCGGGGGCGTGCGCACTTCGAGGGAGATCAGATTGAGTTGCAATTGGAGAAGGACCCTGATTAAAACCAAGATCGTTTGGGCTTAAAACACCTGTATCCACATAAACTTCGCTGGTTGGGCCTTTGTTTTCGGCCCACTCCAGTGTCTCAGCATTTGTTGGGCTTATCGCAAGAAGATCCTCCCGCAAACTCCCCCCTTCAGCTATCTCAACAGGCCTCTTCTGGTCTGATACCAAGATAATTATTGATGCTTTAAGAGTTGTTCGTTAGGATAGGTCGGAGCTTGACGATATCATCAAGGGCTGCTTGGCATTGCTCGATTGATAGGTCGCACTAGATTCAAGCTTGTCTATTGCCCGTTCTGGTAACCCTTATGTGTGGATCGAGCCACTAAATTTTATGATTGGTCTTCCTTATTTCGGATGTACttgttctttaatttaataatagcGACTTATTTTcgcttaaaaaaaatgtatggcAAAATTGGTCTTTTGATCTATGGTTTAATAACTGTGGGAATTTTCATTAGAATAAATGAATGATTTATCTCAAAATTTGAGATATTGAAATATGCTTTTACGGAAAATATGATAAGAGTGTTGttattattcattaatactcgaCCAAGTGTTGTCATGCTTTCTTGTCTTCCCGGTCCACCACAACACAAACTACCACCATAAAATACTGCTTTTTATAGCACGACAGAATTGGCCATCCTATTCAACGTGTGGATAAATTTTAAATCTACTAGTTTTCGATGCTTGGGTTctctatttctttttctttcttttatttcagAATATACTTATTCAAATTCAATTATAGTTATACTTTATCATGACATGGAATTTAGCACGTAAGCAGAGATAACATGACTTGTTACTATTTATGAGCCATAGATCGAAGAATGAACGCGGAAATACATCTGTTTTTTATTTAAGTATGTACTCTCAAATTATTATTTACACTAAAAGGAATCAATTGTAATTTTGCTGGTCATGCTCCCTCCATCTCACAAAAATACGAATTTTTTATCACTTACAATTGCTGGCAAACTCTTAGTATATACTTTATCTgttcacgaaagaacttcaCGCTTTTTTTTTGAACGTCAACAAAaactttctatttattttttgactATACCTCaccacttatatatatatatatatatatatatatatatatatatatatatatatatatatatagggggccgctccaatgagaccccctaattttagtgagatctagggcacgatctggtgcgtttattttatcaatcctatggctgatattgtatttggagggtgattttttttcgcagggttcgaatcctggagggagcataatattttaaattttgttattcatcaatatatactgcattgttcatcagtatatatgtcttattcatttcgaattttttaaattttatttttcatcagtatatacatcttgttcattagatatacgttttgttcattagtattatatgtcttatttattgtactcatgttacacgaaaaataaggggtctcactggagcacgcccctatatatatatatgtatgtatatatatatatagggggaagTTCCATTGAAAAGCATATATGTGTTAAGAATTAAGAAGTCATCACATCCATCCATTTATCTCAATCTAACGGCTCACATACGATAGACTATATATGCGTCCAATATTTCACTAAGGGTACTATTGACATTGCAATATTTGATGAATCTTTAGTGTAACCGATAAGACAAATCATGTATTAGCAATTATGATAGAGATTCTTTATGTTACGGTTTCACAATTATCAAAGATGTGTTATAACTCTATCTCACATCTTACTCTTCAATAATCTTTGcttttttcttctcattttgctTTGATCGCACAAGCTTATGTTCATTCTGAAAAATTAATATTCTCCATCTGCATCGTTTCAGTAATTTAATGGAGGGAGACACAATGGAGATCGGAGGTAATATTCgaagataataaaatatatctGTTTTCTTTGTCCAATGACTAGTGTATCTGAATAAAATATGGCGAGTTGCATGTGCTCGTTatatcatgtagtcttgatgaacTTCTTTCTAAGTCTCCGTCTCTCTTTTCTTCAATGCTTTTCAAAATGGGTTCTTggtgtggtaatggaggctagggttttaaatggagtgttggggaagatggaatGTGTGGGAATGGTGAAATGAAATTAGAAAAGAGGGGGAAAAGGGAGTTTTGCGGCTAAAATTCGCGTCTGGGCCCACAAGGGGCGGATCCCCGCCTTTTCACCGCGGCCGCGGTAGGAAACGCGACCGGAAGTCAGTCGCCCGCGGTCGGACCCGTGGCtgcggctcggaccgcgggtgcaGCGGATGCAATCTGTATCAAAATGCGCAGGACGCCGCGGTCacgcccgcggccgcggggaaCTGGGCACGTTACGCAGTCCACTcattttgctccgttctcccttgtccggactcggatttggtcgctgTTTGTGCTCACGGATTCCTcccgagacgtacttcaatctcatgtcttcaaaatcctccaattaatcgcTCACGGATttctctcgagacgtacttcaatctcatgtcttccaaatcctccaattaatcttTGAGttttcctgaaatcactccaaaactacaccaatgaatcaaatcttcataaaactcaataTTAGGGTACAAACATGCATCAAcaagcaaaatatgaagggaaatgacaacaaatcatgtagAATTGGGGTACGAAAAACATGTTTGTCAACGGGTCACACATTGATACTTTTCCATGCATATTTCTATATATCCAGcgtcatgcatatttgtgtttacctttatgcatatcggtgttcaattatatgcataattttgacgacggccccgaaaaaaaaaagatttttggtattaaaaaaaatattttaaaaaaataaatcgaaATGACCATTACCCCTCCGCATTTTTGGCCTGGAAGGCTGCTGCCACGTGGCGCGCTCCTAATGCGCCACATGGCAGCAATGTGTGGAGAAGCGCTATATACTAGTATATACTAGGATAAGGGAGGGAGTGGATCTACACTAGTATATACTAGTACAtggtcctatatatatatatatatatatatatatatatatactttttaaaaaaactcaaaatttgggagggggcttcagcgtCCCTAATTTCCCATGTGGCTCCACCACTGAGTCAAGATGGAGTTttattaaaaatcaatgtgagATATGAGATACGTGACTtgtgaaaaaaatgagaatgtATTTGAAtagaaattttttaaaatacttgAATTCTAAAATGCCATATAAAATGTTTTGATTTTCCTATTATAATGAAGATGTCAATCATGGAAATAGGATCTGGGATGATAATGaatatggattttttttttttttttgaggggatgGAATTCTGTTCTATTTACTGTCATTTCCTTGTACCAATTTTATATGTTTTCTTACTTTGATATAATCTACACTCAATGAATGCTGTACAACATATAACCATgaagaaaaattagaaaattagaTATAATCTACACTCAATGAACGCTGTACAACAGATGACCATgaagaaaaattagaaaatcatatcaaatttattgtgtgcgtgtgtggtTAATGTTTAAGGTAAGAGGTCATAATTTCGAATCTACCATTgtgtgatctttaattttttttaatgaaaaaaaaagcaaaTATAGCATGAGCAACTTCATTAGCTTCACGTCTAACATGACAAAACTCCATAACGACATTCTTTGTAGCTGACTAGAAAGCCTGCAGCACACTGGCGGATTGGGGGGCTCCCaattttggagttttttttaatatagatatatattttattttatataaatgtatatgtgtatataaataagaaatagaagaaaaaatataatacattatttatagtacATCTATCCATATTAATCATTTGAaattgtacattgatttgttacatttatgttatttttatcctatttttttttcttatttaatttttaatgttgaatttgagtccattctaaagttaaaagtaaaattactaattattaacaatgaaagttagtttatttgtttagaaagtgaaatttatttttttaaaagaatgcataaaagtatgtTTTTGTATACTTTCAATTTATTtgttgttgaattaattgaattgcaaacaattatctattatattaagtgattgttaaaaaatacataaaaatgaagtgtacgaaatactcaaaaaaatttgcttcggggGCTCCCGCTCCCGTATAAATGTCTTCATACGTCACAGATCAATAAATTCAACCCACTAACCTCAAATCTTGGATCCGCCCTTGCTTCAGCTGAGTATTATTTTaagtagggctgggaatcgggtcgggatcgggtaccctacccgaaacaATCGGGTACCCGGTCCCGATTAAGACGAAAAAccgatacccgatcccgaacccgaaaaaaaatcgggtaccctaatacccgactcgggtacccgagtcgggtattcgagTACCCTAATTACCCGGTACACATTGAAttgagtaattaaaaaaaaaggaagaagaagattagAAGAAGAGGAACTCGGAGGCGGCGCAGCTGGGAGTGGGGACGACTGGCGGCGTGTCTGCTAGGAGCTCGGAGGCGGTGCAGCTGCTGGGACGACGAAGGCGGCGAGGTTGGGTCGACGGGCTGCGGGCGGAACAGAGGGAGTTGGGCGCCTGGCGGACAGCGGACTGGGCGATGGTCGCGAGAGGACTGCGCCGCTGGATCGTGGCGGACAGCGGGTGGGACGACGAAGGCCGGCGCCGGCGACGTTGGGTCGTCGAGCAAACGGAACAGAGGGATTGAGGGCTGGGCTGGGGCCTGGGGGTGCGGCGGGAGTCGGGACTCGGGAGAACAGGGGAGGGAGTAGGTAGGGTTACAGTTCACTCAtttgatttgaaaattgaaattaaagaattaaaatttaattaaataatttaataaaaatcgggtatttcgggtatattCGATATCCGATTTTTCCCCACcttaaatacccgatcccgaacccggtccctaatttttcgggtatagggtacccgatacctgATTTTTTCgagtcgggtaatcgggtaccctatacccgaaccctatcttcccacccctgACTTTAAGACTCCGTACCACCGTATGTCTCATGCAAGACATGTCGAATTCTTACTTCCATCCAATTTATGAACCCTCAAAGTTGAACACATGAAAGTTAGTTTGTACAATTATGATATATCgacaaaataattcaaattggCCAAATATCACCGAAAATTAACATATtgaaaacaataattaaaataacaaaCATTATACAAAATCGACATACATAGTAATTCATGCcgtaaaatattgaaaattgataagaaaaaacaaatgcggcattattattattattattattattattattattattattattattattattattattattattattattattattattattgttgttgttgttgttgttgttgttgttgttgttgttgttgttgttgttgttgttgttgttgttgttgttgttgttgttgttgttgttgttgttgttgttgttgtcgtcgtcgtcgttgttgttgttgttgttgttgcgtTTTTTCAAGATGTGGTTGAATTCTCAATCGTTCTTATTCGAAACACATTtatatctataatctataatctataatatactCAAAAGATAAGTTTctatttgaaatcaattttaaaatttagtggaattttgtagttataataaaattgaaggtttatttgtaaactatatatatatatatatatatatatatatatatatatatatatatatgttgggaaattagttccccatccaaacttggtagaagcaagaaataagaataaaactagacacaatttaacaacacaagaatttaacgtggaaactccaaatccggagaaaaaaccacgacacactgaaaaattactatatgataaatttctacaatcacacagtatttctcaccctctcgactcacaaccgctacactcttacaagcctttgaaaacctctcacccctctaaaacaaagagtaaggaatttcaaactagaagtaatcacaagactaaaggtagtgattgATGCTTTGGTTGTGTTGGGGATACTCTTTCAGGCTGCTATGCAtgctcaatttataggcaaagaTCAAGCCTCCAAATGAATAGTTAAGTTGCAGATTGTTGAAATTGTTGGTAGCAAAGTTGGAATGTTGAGCTGCCCTTCTTTGACTAACaaatccccactttcatttttaacacaattccaacaatctccaccttgttaaaaatgaaagaaaaaaaacaccATTGTCTTCACCGACAATTATGATTCTTATCACAAAGAACCATCATCCTCAAAAGAGAATAAACCTACTCCACCAAATAAGTAGAACACTTAGAATAAACCATTCTAAGAATTTTACTTCGGCACATGTCGGAAAAACCTTGCTGAAATTTTTGGTGCAGCCTTCTAGCTTTTGGCCCTCCTAGAAGTCATCAGCCATCGACATACTTTTCACCACACACCTGCATCCATGCCAAAAAACCATGCACATGTGGTCCAACTAACATCGTCACATCCTCTATCATGGCCATTGGACATGCCATAAGGATATTCATGTCCTCAAAGGACATCATCAAACACGATGTTAGCTGATTGTTCGGAGCTTTCTGCCGAATCCGCTCCACCTTGACAAGCTCCACCTGGACAGTTTCGCTTCGTATGGCCGGGTTTTCCGCACCTCCAACAAACAACGCCCTTGGAGTCTTTCTTTCTCCCTCTGCTAAAGGCCACCATTGCTGAATTTTCCGATGAAGTACGTCCTTCACTCATCAGCCTTCTTTCTTCATAAAGAAGTTTGCCCGTGACTTCAGCAAAGACCAGAGTTTCCTTCCCATAAACTAATATTGGCTTCATGTGTTCATAGGAACGTGGAAGAGACAAGATGAGTCTCAACGCCTTatcctcatcttcaatttttGCTCCAA
It contains:
- the LOC130995388 gene encoding uncharacterized protein LOC130995388, encoding MEEKNLVACWANYSDQIGVASHPGKEDDWQWKPGKDAAFSTKTGYDTIAASKNGQLTETGSDAAQVWKAKTPHKAAVTAWRVLLNRLPTCDNLLRRNVAIGPEERWCNSCVMQEETAEHIFLNCPKVEMVWDGIFQWLDIKTAKPKGITQHFKSFVFGARRKKGRKLLLTLWVGIVWLIWKYRNESRFEGRVWDAKKLVLDLKGRLWSWNKINQLVDVNVPFSSWCSCEHKLAFL